A window of Streptomyces subrutilus contains these coding sequences:
- the tpg gene encoding telomere-protecting terminal protein Tpg, with protein sequence MPDDISDSLTKADTLHFTRPIPRSAGAQMRFLLKQLKTTRAVAGALGISQRTVERYVKNQIRQPKPDLAARLETEVRRRWQPLVRKRARDRAATTTGLVIETRARFGFTAAPGTTDDGRMRRITQHLPPEYAARLFAAQEAGAAEPRLRQIAAEALQEVYFKDNGARATSLLVEFTDIDYVDFAF encoded by the coding sequence ATGCCAGACGACATCTCCGACAGCCTCACCAAGGCCGACACCCTGCACTTCACCCGCCCGATCCCCCGGTCGGCGGGCGCGCAGATGCGCTTCCTGCTGAAACAGCTGAAGACCACCAGAGCCGTGGCCGGGGCCCTCGGCATCTCCCAGCGCACGGTCGAGCGGTACGTCAAGAACCAGATCAGGCAGCCCAAGCCCGACCTCGCCGCCCGCCTGGAGACCGAGGTACGGCGGCGCTGGCAGCCCCTGGTCCGCAAGCGCGCCCGGGACAGGGCCGCGACCACCACCGGCCTCGTCATCGAGACCCGCGCCCGCTTCGGCTTCACCGCCGCCCCCGGCACGACCGACGACGGCCGCATGCGCCGCATCACCCAGCACCTGCCCCCGGAGTACGCGGCCCGCCTCTTCGCCGCCCAGGAGGCCGGCGCCGCCGAGCCCCGGCTGCGCCAGATCGCCGCGGAAGCCCTCCAGGAGGTCTACTTCAAGGACAACGGAGCCCGCGCGACGAGCCTCCTGGTCGAGTTCACGGACATCGACTACGTCGACTTCGCCTTCTGA
- a CDS encoding ScbR family autoregulator-binding transcription factor, which translates to MARARQERAEITRQAILHGAAVAFDRAGFDGTSLSDVVRHAGVTKGALYFHFQSKEALARTLMDEQFQVSQDFPAIEDPGLQTAIDLTHAMAFGLRTNVRVRAGIRLVVEFGSFTRPDPAPYDTWIETCVSCLTPAQERGDVLPSLNVHDVSTFLVGAFTGIQVTSHVRTGREDLHGRVIDLWNLVLPGIVPADRIPQFDPAGSPECRAELALPA; encoded by the coding sequence GTGGCACGGGCCAGGCAGGAACGGGCGGAGATCACCCGGCAGGCGATCCTGCACGGCGCGGCCGTCGCCTTCGACCGCGCCGGCTTCGACGGCACCAGCCTCAGCGACGTCGTCCGGCACGCCGGGGTCACCAAGGGCGCCCTGTACTTCCACTTCCAGTCCAAGGAAGCCCTCGCCCGCACCCTGATGGACGAGCAGTTCCAGGTCTCCCAGGACTTCCCCGCCATCGAGGACCCCGGGCTCCAGACGGCCATCGACCTGACCCACGCGATGGCCTTCGGACTGCGCACCAACGTCCGCGTCCGGGCCGGCATCCGTCTGGTCGTCGAGTTCGGCTCCTTCACCCGCCCCGACCCCGCCCCGTACGACACCTGGATCGAGACCTGCGTCAGCTGCCTGACACCGGCCCAGGAACGCGGCGACGTACTGCCGTCGCTCAACGTGCACGACGTCTCGACCTTCCTGGTCGGCGCGTTCACCGGCATCCAGGTCACCTCGCACGTCCGCACCGGCCGTGAGGATCTCCACGGCCGGGTCATCGACCTGTGGAACCTCGTGCTGCCCGGGATCGTCCCTGCTGACAGGATCCCCCAGTTCGATCCGGCGGGCTCGCCCGAGTGCCGGGCCGAACTCGCTCTGCCCGCCTGA
- a CDS encoding DUF6009 family protein, with protein MSSLLTASDLAHEDKVVWLEDPAELDYVRQALDKTPRRRGKPRYHRDGRMIGFTELGDTAEADPDSGLQKRRVFYLLPHDRDAEPHGLYREGAPGEAVDPRTIEPRQVGRKTERSQRGLSTPTVA; from the coding sequence ATGAGCTCGCTACTGACAGCAAGCGATCTCGCCCACGAGGACAAAGTGGTGTGGCTGGAGGATCCCGCAGAGCTCGACTACGTGCGCCAGGCCCTGGACAAGACTCCTCGCCGCCGGGGGAAGCCGCGCTACCACCGCGACGGGCGCATGATCGGCTTCACTGAGCTCGGGGACACCGCGGAGGCGGACCCGGACAGCGGCCTGCAGAAGCGGCGCGTCTTCTACCTCCTGCCGCACGACCGGGACGCCGAGCCCCACGGGCTGTACCGGGAGGGAGCGCCGGGCGAGGCCGTGGACCCGCGGACGATCGAGCCGCGGCAGGTCGGCAGGAAGACCGAGCGGTCGCAGCGGGGGCTGTCGACGCCGACTGTTGCCTGA
- a CDS encoding SgcJ/EcaC family oxidoreductase, whose product MDIERATADIAEVVATVERTQRAKDAEGFLALFHPDALWTTAHGKVLIGFDAIAEFTRAVLPGASWDGEVTYEVVHTQFLRPDVAAVKVRQVYRGAEGADEGAPLYVMTRGGDGRWLLTACQNTHVVAERE is encoded by the coding sequence ATGGACATCGAACGCGCAACAGCAGACATCGCCGAGGTCGTCGCCACCGTCGAGCGAACCCAGCGGGCCAAGGACGCCGAGGGGTTCCTCGCCCTCTTCCATCCGGACGCGCTGTGGACCACCGCGCACGGGAAGGTCCTCATCGGCTTCGACGCGATCGCCGAGTTCACACGGGCGGTGCTGCCGGGGGCGAGCTGGGACGGGGAGGTCACGTACGAGGTCGTGCACACACAGTTCCTGCGGCCGGACGTGGCGGCTGTCAAGGTGCGGCAGGTCTACCGCGGGGCGGAGGGCGCCGACGAGGGTGCGCCGCTGTACGTGATGACCCGGGGCGGGGACGGGCGCTGGCTGCTGACGGCCTGCCAGAACACCCACGTGGTGGCGGAGCGGGAGTAG
- the tap gene encoding telomere-associated protein Tap, with amino-acid sequence MPNEQESLFAAVDALLEEAAQDPLPHPDERKRLREAAGLSQDQIAKALFVRRETVTSWETGRTSPRPPKRAAYARLLEGLSTLPPVNGVNAEAPPQPTPTLNAVNAETPAHPSPTVNAVNSAPPPEPTPTVNGVNAVNAVNAEAPPARTEAHPHPPTTSTVALPTTPAAGAQPPARAAGAALTPGPEGQTPGSGAEPQFREGAGRGTAPQARPPHPTPTATPPGGHGPLAVLDGTGQAHTTGGLILDHPTQDLPALITWALGPTADLRSPRLHRNGRDGDPLLVLTAPAVEQLGLPLTLEDRRGLRLPDNHPVIKQLAKAKWQLTRRGFGPWARIYRPATPTTGRQCVQLAVLPWGALDPRAWGEDTADLPAPELAALLTTYATRVLTPRGSTAVTGLELMTALRPPTRAARNPETNTWESAPVAGSLTPPVDPAPPEAPDEHPVVAALYPRSHQRTPDQVLDEEAYDWIRDPELLTDAECARTHAVGIDVNMAFAAAANRLTVGLGPATHRMSPRFDPKPPGCWLADLSSIPLDPRLPSPFTPHGKAPTGPAWYATPTLAYAHELGFDVHPTEAWLRLDHGPYLDAWYTRLRDAYMATMADLGITPALTEEEFLQAMAARSEHDSPVPAAVLSAIKSTVKGGIGKLRERPQGAGYRPGERWPALERPTWRPDIRAAVIATARVNMHRKMNKLATTSGLHPIAVLSDCAVYLSDGPSPLDFLPRTPEGKPVPGGFRVGVSPGMVKHEGTQSLLWAVQMLDEHLNPARHIKGHDAAADGE; translated from the coding sequence ATGCCGAACGAACAAGAGAGCCTCTTCGCAGCGGTAGACGCCCTGCTCGAGGAAGCCGCCCAGGACCCGCTCCCGCACCCGGACGAACGCAAACGCCTCCGCGAGGCCGCGGGCCTGAGCCAGGACCAGATCGCCAAGGCCCTGTTCGTCCGCCGCGAAACGGTCACCTCCTGGGAAACGGGCCGCACCTCCCCCCGCCCTCCGAAGCGCGCGGCCTACGCCCGCCTCCTGGAGGGCCTCTCCACCCTCCCCCCCGTTAACGGCGTTAACGCCGAAGCTCCCCCGCAGCCGACCCCCACCCTCAACGCCGTTAACGCTGAAACGCCCGCGCACCCCTCCCCCACCGTTAACGCCGTTAACTCCGCGCCGCCCCCGGAGCCGACCCCCACCGTTAACGGCGTTAACGCCGTTAACGCCGTAAACGCCGAAGCACCCCCCGCCCGCACCGAGGCCCACCCCCACCCCCCGACCACCTCCACGGTCGCCCTCCCCACAACCCCGGCCGCCGGGGCGCAGCCCCCCGCCCGCGCCGCAGGCGCCGCCCTCACCCCCGGCCCGGAGGGCCAGACCCCGGGGTCTGGGGCGGAGCCCCAGTTTCGGGAAGGGGCGGGTAGGGGAACAGCGCCGCAGGCCCGCCCCCCCCACCCCACCCCGACCGCCACCCCGCCGGGAGGCCACGGCCCACTGGCCGTCCTGGACGGCACCGGCCAAGCCCACACCACCGGCGGCCTCATCCTCGACCACCCCACCCAGGACCTCCCCGCCCTCATCACCTGGGCCCTCGGCCCCACCGCGGACCTCCGCTCCCCCCGCCTCCACCGCAACGGCCGCGACGGCGACCCCCTCCTCGTCCTCACCGCCCCCGCGGTGGAACAGCTCGGCCTCCCCCTCACCCTGGAGGACCGCCGAGGCCTCCGCCTGCCCGACAACCACCCCGTCATCAAGCAGCTCGCCAAGGCCAAGTGGCAGCTCACCCGCCGCGGCTTCGGCCCCTGGGCGCGCATCTACCGGCCGGCCACCCCCACCACCGGCCGCCAGTGCGTCCAGCTCGCCGTCCTCCCCTGGGGCGCCCTCGACCCCCGCGCCTGGGGCGAAGACACCGCCGACCTGCCGGCCCCCGAACTCGCCGCGCTGCTCACCACCTACGCCACTCGCGTCCTCACCCCCCGCGGCTCCACCGCCGTCACCGGCCTGGAGCTCATGACGGCGCTGCGCCCGCCCACCCGTGCCGCCCGCAACCCGGAGACCAACACCTGGGAGTCGGCCCCCGTCGCCGGCTCCCTCACCCCCCCCGTCGACCCCGCTCCCCCGGAGGCTCCCGACGAGCACCCGGTGGTCGCCGCCCTCTACCCGCGCTCCCACCAGCGCACCCCGGACCAGGTCCTGGACGAGGAGGCCTACGACTGGATCCGCGACCCGGAGCTCCTCACCGACGCCGAATGCGCCCGCACCCACGCCGTCGGCATCGACGTGAACATGGCCTTCGCCGCCGCCGCGAACCGCCTCACCGTCGGCCTGGGCCCCGCCACGCACCGTATGAGCCCCCGCTTCGACCCCAAACCCCCCGGCTGCTGGCTGGCCGACCTCTCCTCGATCCCCCTCGACCCCCGCCTGCCGAGCCCGTTCACCCCCCACGGCAAGGCCCCCACCGGCCCCGCCTGGTACGCCACCCCGACCCTCGCCTACGCACATGAGCTCGGCTTCGACGTCCACCCCACCGAGGCATGGCTCCGCCTCGACCACGGCCCCTACCTCGACGCCTGGTACACCCGCCTCCGCGACGCTTACATGGCGACGATGGCCGACCTCGGCATCACCCCGGCCCTGACCGAGGAGGAGTTCCTCCAGGCGATGGCGGCACGGTCAGAACATGACAGCCCGGTCCCCGCCGCCGTCCTTTCGGCGATCAAGTCCACCGTCAAGGGCGGCATCGGCAAACTCCGCGAGCGCCCCCAGGGCGCCGGCTACCGCCCCGGCGAGCGGTGGCCCGCCCTCGAACGCCCCACCTGGCGCCCCGACATCCGGGCCGCGGTCATCGCCACCGCCCGCGTCAACATGCATCGCAAGATGAACAAGCTCGCCACCACCTCGGGCCTGCACCCCATCGCGGTCCTCTCGGACTGCGCCGTCTACCTCTCCGACGGCCCCAGCCCCCTGGACTTCCTCCCCCGCACCCCCGAGGGCAAGCCCGTCCCCGGCGGCTTCCGCGTCGGCGTCAGCCCCGGCATGGTCAAGCACGAGGGAACCCAGAGTCTCCTGTGGGCCGTCCAGATGCTCGACGAACACCTCAACCCCGCCCGCCACATCAAGGGCCACGACGCAGCGGCAGACGGCGAGTAA
- a CDS encoding ParB/RepB/Spo0J family partition protein, with the protein MSSKADKLGVSASFARAQPVGVSSRRAAIAEATGAPTSGVVPPSEVPIEALAHNPFNLREDLTEIDELAQSLIARGQLQPLAVATRMAFMEAHPGATDGLGRAPYVVIDGNRRLAAAQLAGLKTLHIHVNDALSASAADILESALIANVHRVDVAPMDQARALQELVDVHGSQAQVAKRLGKTAAWVSQRLTLLNLTPTLQEKVETGELKVEPARRIGRLPQEAQEAAAEETIKAVNPPRQRTPHPLNTASAVNPPSPTPPTPTPSAPNNPRITISTLSPETIADALTAHLTPEDLKAVTELLLQRI; encoded by the coding sequence ATGAGCAGCAAGGCCGACAAACTCGGAGTCTCGGCGTCTTTCGCCCGGGCCCAGCCGGTCGGTGTCAGCTCCCGCCGCGCGGCGATCGCGGAGGCCACCGGCGCCCCCACCTCGGGTGTGGTTCCCCCGTCCGAGGTCCCCATCGAGGCCCTCGCCCACAACCCCTTCAACCTCCGCGAAGACCTCACGGAGATTGACGAGCTGGCCCAGTCCCTCATCGCCCGCGGCCAGCTCCAGCCCCTCGCCGTCGCCACCCGCATGGCCTTCATGGAGGCCCACCCGGGCGCCACCGACGGCCTGGGCCGCGCCCCGTACGTGGTGATCGACGGCAACCGCCGCCTGGCGGCGGCCCAGCTGGCCGGTCTCAAGACCCTGCACATCCACGTGAACGACGCCCTGTCCGCGTCGGCGGCGGACATCCTCGAATCGGCCCTGATCGCCAACGTCCACCGCGTGGACGTGGCGCCGATGGACCAGGCCCGCGCCCTCCAGGAACTCGTCGACGTCCACGGCTCCCAGGCCCAGGTCGCCAAGCGCCTCGGCAAGACGGCGGCCTGGGTCTCCCAGCGCCTGACCCTCCTGAATCTCACCCCGACCCTCCAGGAAAAGGTCGAGACGGGCGAGCTCAAGGTCGAACCGGCCCGTCGCATCGGCCGCCTCCCCCAGGAGGCTCAGGAGGCCGCCGCGGAGGAGACCATCAAAGCGGTCAATCCCCCCCGCCAACGCACGCCGCACCCCCTGAACACCGCCAGCGCCGTTAATCCCCCCTCCCCCACGCCCCCGACACCCACCCCCTCCGCCCCCAACAACCCCCGCATCACCATCTCCACCCTCTCCCCGGAAACGATCGCGGACGCCCTCACGGCACACCTCACCCCGGAGGACCTCAAGGCCGTCACGGAACTCCTCCTCCAGCGCATCTGA
- a CDS encoding DinB family protein yields MIDEQRTRPVLDGDERATLTSVLQWQRDTLMMKCAGLTAEQLRRKAVVPSGLSLLGLVRHLAEVERGWFRNVLGWEDVRGYFPKNEAGEWTEFHVEEADPAESFRIWEETCERSRKIVEAAESLDVTGSFGDQAYSLHYILTHMIEEYARHNGHADLLREAIDGVTGE; encoded by the coding sequence ATGATCGACGAGCAGAGGACCCGGCCGGTACTGGACGGCGACGAGCGGGCCACCCTGACCAGCGTCCTGCAGTGGCAGCGGGACACCCTGATGATGAAGTGCGCGGGCCTGACCGCCGAGCAGCTTCGGCGCAAGGCGGTGGTCCCGTCCGGGCTGAGCCTGCTGGGGCTGGTGCGGCATCTGGCGGAGGTGGAGCGCGGCTGGTTCCGCAACGTCCTGGGCTGGGAGGACGTGCGCGGCTACTTCCCGAAGAATGAGGCGGGGGAGTGGACGGAGTTCCACGTCGAGGAGGCGGATCCGGCGGAGTCGTTCAGGATCTGGGAGGAGACCTGCGAGCGGTCGCGGAAGATCGTGGAGGCCGCCGAATCCCTGGACGTGACGGGGAGCTTCGGCGACCAGGCGTACTCGCTGCACTACATCCTGACCCACATGATCGAGGAGTACGCCCGGCACAACGGGCATGCGGACCTGCTGCGCGAGGCGATCGACGGGGTGACGGGGGAGTAG
- a CDS encoding AraC family transcriptional regulator, which yields MDTLTGLLEGPNARGAFLQKSVLNPPWAMRIEDRAPLSVVTMVRGSAWLLPDAGERVRISPGDVALVRGPAPYTVADAPGTPVQILVGPDQRCSTRAGEDVSESRLLGVRTWGEGHQDEGSAVMLSGTYQAPSEIGRRLLGALPTIVVRPAGAADSTLIALLASEISRDEPGQDLVLDRLLDLLLIGVLRAWLAAPGSGAPSWYRAQSDPVVGPALRLLHEDPAYGWTVEELAVRTGVSRASLARRFTEVVGEPPVAYLTGWRLALAADLLREPEATVATVARRVGYGSAFALSTAFKRVRGVSPQQFRAGAAATTGAAACGLPRTVVLTETA from the coding sequence ATGGACACGCTGACCGGCCTCCTCGAAGGGCCCAACGCCCGCGGCGCCTTCCTCCAGAAGTCCGTCCTCAACCCGCCGTGGGCGATGCGCATCGAGGACCGTGCCCCGCTGTCGGTGGTGACGATGGTGCGCGGCTCGGCGTGGCTGCTGCCCGACGCGGGGGAGCGGGTGCGGATCAGCCCCGGGGACGTGGCGCTCGTACGGGGGCCCGCGCCGTACACGGTGGCGGACGCCCCGGGCACCCCGGTGCAGATCCTGGTGGGGCCGGACCAGCGGTGCAGTACGCGGGCGGGCGAGGACGTCAGCGAATCCAGGCTGCTGGGCGTGCGGACCTGGGGCGAGGGGCATCAGGACGAGGGCTCGGCGGTGATGCTGAGCGGCACCTACCAGGCGCCGAGCGAGATCGGGCGCCGGCTGCTGGGCGCGCTGCCCACGATCGTGGTCCGTCCGGCGGGGGCCGCGGACTCCACCCTGATCGCCCTGCTCGCCTCGGAGATCTCCCGGGACGAGCCGGGGCAGGACCTCGTCCTCGACCGGCTGCTCGACCTGCTGCTGATCGGTGTGCTGCGGGCCTGGCTCGCGGCCCCGGGGTCGGGGGCCCCGTCCTGGTACCGGGCGCAGAGCGATCCGGTGGTCGGCCCGGCGCTGCGGCTGCTGCACGAGGACCCGGCGTACGGGTGGACGGTGGAGGAGCTCGCCGTCAGGACCGGGGTCTCCCGGGCGTCGCTGGCGCGGCGGTTCACGGAGGTGGTGGGCGAGCCGCCGGTCGCCTATCTCACCGGCTGGCGCCTCGCGCTCGCGGCGGACCTGCTGCGCGAACCGGAGGCGACGGTGGCGACGGTGGCCCGCCGGGTCGGGTACGGCAGCGCGTTCGCGCTGTCGACGGCCTTCAAGCGGGTGCGGGGCGTCAGCCCGCAGCAGTTCCGGGCGGGGGCCGCGGCCACGACGGGGGCCGCCGCGTGCGGGCTGCCGCGCACGGTGGTGCTCACCGAGACCGCTTAG
- a CDS encoding flavoprotein: MTTKTLYLLCSAAPPVFDVAHVIEDAQARGWDVCLGLTPTAAHWVAGSLDGLAALTGHPVRWQYKMPGEDDVWPAADALLFAPVTFNSVNSWALGLTDRFAVGVAAEAVGKGTPVVAMPCTNAALAAHPQFDQSLAVLRTAGVELLYGETGFTPGPAGPDAPPHFPWQLALDAVTRASAAPRS, from the coding sequence ATGACCACGAAGACTCTCTACCTGCTCTGCTCCGCGGCCCCGCCCGTCTTCGACGTAGCCCATGTGATCGAGGACGCCCAGGCCCGCGGCTGGGACGTCTGCCTGGGGCTCACCCCCACCGCGGCGCACTGGGTGGCCGGGAGCCTCGACGGACTGGCCGCCCTGACCGGCCACCCGGTGCGCTGGCAGTACAAGATGCCCGGGGAGGACGACGTCTGGCCTGCGGCCGACGCCCTGCTCTTCGCGCCCGTCACCTTCAACTCGGTCAACTCCTGGGCCCTCGGCCTCACCGACCGCTTCGCCGTCGGCGTCGCCGCCGAGGCCGTCGGCAAGGGCACCCCCGTCGTCGCCATGCCCTGCACGAACGCGGCCCTCGCCGCCCACCCCCAGTTCGACCAGTCCCTGGCCGTCCTGCGCACCGCCGGAGTGGAACTCCTCTACGGCGAGACCGGCTTCACCCCCGGCCCGGCCGGCCCGGACGCCCCGCCGCACTTCCCGTGGCAGCTCGCCCTGGACGCCGTGACCCGAGCCTCCGCCGCGCCCCGGTCCTGA
- a CDS encoding ParA family protein gives MTSPSSQSDREKVVSKLPPWLRQELKIRTAQLRVDIQDAVHQGISHWSALASAPSPVDTSGAESFSTWLPAGQWESFRTDSKHRGVSLIQGLAQAVSLWLELNPAPTVKRPSVVRRIIVCNQKGGVGKTAITAGTAEALAEDPSSLHPVRIARQLARLTADGEQQPDPLSTTPLDLEDLPGLGMRVLLIDFDPQGHLTKQLGRQPLPIGGDSLTCHMAGEAKGPLSDLIVPITDERFGDRLHILPACTDAFLLDVRLSTVRAREAALERALAPVESDYDVILVDCPPSLGLSMDAAIYYGRRRDTEQPGASGALIVVQAEDSSADAYDLLTSQINDLRDDLSLDIDYLGLVVNLYDGRRGYIATSSLQAWMDIKDPRVVAIVPDLKEQREAVRVKQPLFVYAPKGDQAVALRALAREIS, from the coding sequence ATGACTTCGCCCTCGTCCCAGAGCGACCGAGAGAAGGTCGTCTCCAAACTTCCCCCGTGGCTGCGCCAGGAATTGAAAATCCGCACCGCCCAACTACGGGTGGACATCCAGGATGCCGTCCACCAGGGGATCAGCCACTGGAGCGCCCTCGCCTCCGCCCCCTCCCCCGTCGACACCTCCGGCGCAGAATCGTTCTCCACCTGGCTCCCCGCCGGCCAGTGGGAGTCCTTCCGCACCGACTCCAAGCACCGCGGCGTCTCCCTCATCCAGGGACTCGCCCAGGCCGTCAGCCTCTGGCTGGAGCTGAACCCGGCCCCCACGGTCAAGCGGCCCTCCGTCGTGCGCCGCATCATCGTGTGCAACCAAAAGGGCGGGGTCGGCAAGACCGCCATCACCGCCGGCACGGCCGAGGCCCTCGCCGAGGACCCCTCGAGCCTCCACCCGGTGCGCATCGCCCGCCAACTCGCCCGTCTCACCGCGGACGGGGAACAGCAGCCGGACCCGTTGTCCACCACCCCGCTGGACCTGGAGGACCTTCCGGGCCTGGGCATGCGCGTGCTGCTCATCGACTTCGACCCCCAGGGCCACCTCACCAAGCAGCTCGGCCGGCAGCCGCTTCCGATCGGCGGCGACAGCCTCACCTGCCACATGGCCGGCGAGGCGAAGGGCCCCCTGTCCGACCTGATCGTCCCCATCACGGACGAGCGCTTCGGCGACCGGCTGCACATCCTCCCCGCCTGCACGGACGCCTTCCTCCTCGACGTCCGCCTCTCCACCGTCCGCGCCCGCGAGGCCGCTCTCGAACGCGCCCTGGCCCCCGTCGAGTCCGACTACGACGTCATCCTCGTGGACTGCCCCCCGAGCCTCGGCCTGAGCATGGACGCCGCCATCTACTACGGGCGCCGCCGCGACACCGAACAGCCGGGCGCCTCCGGCGCGCTGATCGTCGTCCAGGCGGAGGACTCCTCGGCCGACGCCTACGACCTCCTCACCTCCCAGATCAACGACCTGCGCGACGACCTCAGCCTGGACATCGACTACCTCGGCCTCGTCGTCAACCTCTACGACGGCCGCCGCGGCTACATCGCGACCTCCTCGCTCCAGGCCTGGATGGACATAAAGGATCCGCGGGTCGTCGCCATCGTCCCGGACCTCAAGGAACAGCGCGAAGCCGTCCGCGTGAAGCAGCCCCTCTTCGTCTACGCCCCCAAGGGCGACCAAGCGGTCGCCCTGCGCGCCCTCGCCCGGGAGATCTCATGA
- a CDS encoding NAD(P)H-binding protein — MTQTTNNSTQGPARHTTLVIGGTGKTGRRVAEKLGAQGRPVRIGSRSGAPAFDWNEPAGWPAVLDGVDRVYVTYYPDLGFPGAAEQVGAFAEAAVAAGARRLVLLSGRGEEAAQRAEEALKASGADWTVVRASWFNQNFDESFFLEPVLAGEIALPTADAVEPFVDADDIADVVVAALGDDRHIGRTYELSGPRLLGFADIAAELSKVTGREIAYVPVSDEEYRAVLRENGLPEEFADLFTLILDGRNAHLADGVREVLGREPRDFADFAREAAATGVWDVRS; from the coding sequence ATGACGCAGACGACGAACAACTCCACGCAGGGCCCCGCGCGGCACACCACCCTCGTCATCGGGGGCACCGGCAAGACCGGGCGGCGCGTCGCCGAGAAGCTCGGCGCGCAGGGGCGGCCGGTCCGGATCGGATCCCGGAGCGGGGCCCCGGCCTTCGACTGGAACGAGCCCGCCGGGTGGCCGGCCGTGCTCGACGGCGTGGACCGGGTGTACGTGACCTACTACCCGGACCTCGGGTTCCCGGGCGCCGCCGAGCAGGTCGGCGCGTTCGCCGAGGCGGCCGTGGCCGCCGGCGCGCGCCGCCTGGTGCTGCTCTCCGGGCGCGGGGAGGAGGCCGCGCAGCGGGCCGAGGAGGCGCTGAAGGCCTCCGGCGCCGACTGGACCGTCGTACGGGCCAGCTGGTTCAACCAGAACTTCGACGAGAGCTTCTTCCTGGAGCCCGTACTCGCCGGTGAGATCGCGCTGCCGACGGCGGACGCCGTCGAGCCCTTCGTCGACGCCGACGACATCGCCGACGTGGTCGTGGCCGCCCTGGGCGACGACCGGCACATCGGCAGGACGTACGAGCTGTCGGGCCCGCGCCTGCTCGGCTTCGCCGATATCGCCGCCGAACTGTCGAAGGTGACCGGGCGGGAGATCGCCTATGTGCCGGTCTCCGACGAGGAGTACCGGGCGGTGCTGCGCGAGAACGGCCTGCCGGAGGAGTTCGCCGACCTCTTCACCCTGATCCTGGACGGGCGCAACGCGCACCTGGCCGACGGGGTGCGGGAGGTGCTGGGGCGCGAGCCCCGGGACTTCGCCGACTTCGCCCGGGAGGCGGCCGCGACCGGGGTCTGGGACGTACGGTCCTGA